In one window of Labilithrix sp. DNA:
- a CDS encoding carboxypeptidase regulatory-like domain-containing protein, protein MAFSTSRLHRRALTLVSVCAVLYACSSDKTSGPSAPTGPALRGRVEDTSGQPVAGVKVDVGGKTAMSDASGQYTVQGATGELVVRFSKTGFADGLERITIGARNATQLDAVLLPAPAPVAISADTGGEVEGARGVKVVVPPNALVDKSGAPVTGSVDVVLTPLDPSNPSEVRAAPGDFLAQSAGQPAMLESLGMIDITIRRGEEKLQVAAGKELDIRIPAPAGAANPDPTIDLWSFDEVKGVWVAEGTAQYDAATRTYVAKATHLSFWNADKVYLATCACGTVTEKGGGPLEGARVVANGVTYFGTSEATTGEDGKFCIAVRKDSGVNVAAYHKSGGGQAREIQSGSADTDVPPRADDARCVDIGTWEVEKDVFIGSDGSRKTCAEAQNLFGGTCFEQLGRQMGGCYDPSGACTIRYSGGSYEISYANGAKMVSTGTGQDMVSSNGTVCATIEAASMNGSNYQSRYRLPTGEVYTFTFDQSGGYTMTCPNGQSTTITPEQQQALAACSSNEEGAQGGGGGECTVEGLPSYDAGAGGIGTPCENDSTCSAGGNICCDFSDNKVCYPKSVCDQIKQQEQEQ, encoded by the coding sequence ATGGCTTTCTCTACGTCCCGCCTTCACCGCCGCGCCCTCACCCTCGTCTCCGTCTGCGCCGTGCTCTACGCGTGCTCGAGCGACAAGACCTCCGGCCCCTCCGCCCCCACCGGACCTGCGCTCCGCGGGCGCGTCGAGGACACGAGCGGCCAGCCGGTCGCCGGGGTCAAGGTCGACGTGGGCGGCAAGACCGCCATGTCCGACGCCTCCGGCCAGTACACGGTGCAGGGCGCGACCGGTGAGCTCGTCGTGCGCTTCAGCAAGACCGGCTTCGCCGACGGCCTCGAGCGCATCACGATCGGCGCGCGCAACGCGACGCAGCTCGACGCCGTCCTCCTCCCCGCCCCCGCCCCCGTCGCCATCAGCGCGGACACCGGCGGCGAGGTGGAAGGCGCGCGCGGCGTGAAGGTCGTCGTCCCGCCGAACGCGCTCGTCGACAAGAGCGGCGCGCCGGTCACGGGATCGGTCGACGTCGTCCTCACGCCGCTCGATCCGAGCAACCCGTCCGAGGTCCGCGCCGCGCCCGGCGACTTCCTCGCCCAGTCCGCGGGACAGCCCGCGATGCTCGAGTCCCTCGGCATGATCGACATCACGATCCGCCGCGGCGAGGAGAAGCTCCAGGTCGCGGCGGGGAAGGAGCTCGACATCCGGATCCCCGCCCCCGCCGGCGCGGCGAACCCCGATCCGACGATCGACCTCTGGAGCTTCGACGAAGTGAAGGGCGTCTGGGTCGCGGAGGGGACCGCGCAGTACGACGCGGCCACGCGCACCTACGTCGCGAAGGCGACCCACCTCTCCTTCTGGAACGCGGACAAGGTCTACCTCGCGACCTGCGCCTGCGGCACCGTCACCGAGAAGGGCGGCGGGCCGCTCGAAGGCGCCCGCGTCGTCGCGAACGGAGTCACGTACTTCGGCACGAGCGAGGCCACGACCGGCGAGGACGGCAAGTTCTGCATCGCGGTCCGGAAGGACTCGGGCGTGAACGTCGCCGCCTACCACAAGAGCGGCGGCGGTCAGGCGCGCGAGATCCAATCGGGCAGCGCCGACACGGACGTCCCGCCGCGGGCGGACGACGCGCGCTGCGTCGACATCGGCACGTGGGAAGTCGAAAAAGACGTCTTCATCGGCTCCGACGGATCGCGGAAGACCTGCGCCGAGGCGCAGAACCTGTTCGGCGGGACCTGCTTCGAGCAGCTCGGGCGGCAGATGGGCGGCTGCTACGACCCGTCGGGCGCGTGCACGATCAGGTACTCGGGCGGCAGCTACGAGATCAGCTACGCGAACGGCGCGAAGATGGTGTCGACCGGAACCGGTCAGGACATGGTGAGCTCCAACGGCACCGTCTGCGCCACGATCGAAGCGGCGTCGATGAACGGGAGCAACTACCAGAGCCGCTACCGCCTCCCGACGGGCGAGGTCTACACGTTCACGTTCGACCAGAGCGGCGGCTACACGATGACCTGCCCGAACGGCCAGTCCACCACGATCACGCCGGAGCAGCAGCAAGCGCTGGCGGCGTGCAGCAGCAACGAAGAGGGCGCGCAAGGCGGCGGCGGCGGCGAGTGCACGGTGGAGGGCCTCCCGAGCTACGACGCGGGCGCCGGAGGCATCGGGACGCCCTGCGAGAACGACTCGACGTGCTCGGCGGGCGGCAACATCTGCTGCGATTTCTCGGACAACAAAGTCTGTTATCCGAAGTCGGTCTGCGATCAGATCAAGCAGCAGGAGCAAGAGCAGTAA
- a CDS encoding ATP-binding protein: MLARGWRLTALRGVVIVALTCAAMHSVSGAAFALDDGGADDAGSDADGAPARRSSSQADRVRDLVAGSLDVGVSPSSLFDAKLEDPASVALDAARIRALLRGAGDGGQEPDASFSTEAWDELLDLERTRLAFYELPSERRAELLEAHARKVARSLPKETDQERKTREAEEERARALEAAQRAQSEAERLVAEELARLLTLSQSLDATEHRLASEEQALASRQDAMLGWQRRVREAKAGGEAQVDATYDALRRAMRATRDELDVALDTIDRPLPASDLGPDPLEDVPAGVDTSRAQAKRRELVAKSVQLQAREREVRAARLDRLVKESELLNRERLGLLDSLSASKRSALTGFDDEAWDQARSELRQLTLIARYHRFVATSWVKELRGSQAALGTTVWHALKFLVPALVVFLVFSWWRRNARVVLQEIQTRLEEADRAARVTAPSLALRAFRFVRAIRRPLEGLLLFSALMWLLPSSTRELLEVWLVETIVTGTLAGALVVNVINASFVAPAKLGDSIPAGAIEPDALRLRSLRLIGRVVVAFVLILAISARLVDKGAIYSWVLSTCWLAAIPIALVLVRWWRPTVLSRIELARKKSPLQLWVLAHRTGWMSFLAATVAATHLFFTAGYRTVRSWLTGIDLARRGAAYLFRRELDRRQKERAPADDLPLPEEVHRGLGPARPVFRWVSTPVDEALDALCERVREGRGGVIAVVGERGAGKSAALSRIAERAGGCLRAACSREAQGLEAIRARLADLAGLPPATSLDAIGASLDEPGAKRAVLLDDAHVHVRTVIGGLEEFDALVAVARSHSRHALWVLSFDECVWQFLSRARGIRPLFDGVVAIERWSEERIGELIESRSTSAGFEPSFDGLLDALPAGADEIDKEDALRERRTGFYRLLWDYARGNPGVALHAWRSNVGIDKSGTVHVRDLRTPNAGELEDLPYPTLFVLRAALQLAPASAGDIGRATQLTDIEVSDAIRYSVARGYLEERAGRVDITWDWFRPITRILQRRHLLVLR; the protein is encoded by the coding sequence ATGCTGGCGAGAGGATGGCGTCTGACGGCGCTGCGCGGCGTCGTGATCGTCGCTCTGACCTGCGCGGCGATGCACTCGGTCTCCGGAGCGGCGTTCGCGCTCGACGACGGAGGCGCGGACGACGCAGGGTCGGACGCCGACGGCGCGCCGGCGCGGCGCTCCTCCTCGCAGGCGGACCGCGTGCGCGACCTCGTCGCCGGATCGCTCGACGTCGGCGTCTCGCCGTCGTCGCTCTTCGACGCCAAGCTCGAAGACCCCGCCTCCGTCGCGCTCGACGCCGCGCGCATCCGCGCCCTCCTTCGAGGAGCGGGCGACGGCGGCCAGGAGCCCGACGCGTCGTTCTCGACGGAGGCGTGGGACGAGCTCCTCGATCTCGAGCGCACCCGCCTCGCGTTCTACGAGCTGCCGAGCGAGCGCCGCGCCGAGCTGCTCGAGGCGCACGCGCGAAAGGTCGCGCGCTCGCTGCCGAAGGAGACCGACCAGGAGCGGAAGACACGGGAAGCGGAGGAGGAGCGGGCTCGCGCGCTCGAGGCGGCGCAGCGCGCTCAGTCGGAGGCCGAGCGCCTCGTCGCGGAGGAGCTCGCGCGCCTCCTGACGCTCTCCCAGTCGCTCGACGCGACGGAGCATCGCCTGGCGTCCGAAGAGCAGGCGCTCGCTTCCCGTCAGGACGCCATGCTCGGCTGGCAGCGCCGGGTCCGCGAGGCGAAGGCGGGCGGCGAGGCGCAGGTCGACGCGACCTACGACGCCCTCCGCCGCGCCATGCGCGCGACCCGCGACGAGCTCGACGTCGCGCTCGACACGATCGATCGGCCCCTGCCGGCGAGCGACCTCGGTCCCGATCCGCTGGAGGACGTCCCCGCCGGCGTCGACACCTCCCGCGCGCAAGCGAAGCGGCGCGAGCTCGTCGCCAAGTCGGTGCAGCTCCAGGCGCGGGAGCGCGAGGTGCGCGCCGCGCGCCTCGACCGGCTCGTGAAGGAGTCGGAGCTCCTCAACCGCGAGCGGCTCGGGCTGCTCGACAGCCTCTCCGCCTCCAAGCGGAGCGCCCTCACCGGCTTCGACGACGAGGCGTGGGATCAGGCGCGCTCCGAGCTTCGACAGCTCACCCTCATCGCGCGGTATCACCGGTTCGTCGCGACGAGCTGGGTCAAGGAGCTCCGCGGATCGCAGGCGGCGCTGGGGACCACGGTCTGGCACGCGCTCAAGTTCCTCGTCCCCGCGCTCGTCGTCTTCCTCGTCTTCTCCTGGTGGCGGCGCAACGCGCGGGTCGTCCTCCAGGAGATCCAGACGCGGCTCGAGGAGGCCGACCGCGCCGCGCGCGTCACCGCTCCGAGCCTCGCCCTCCGCGCGTTTCGCTTCGTGCGAGCGATCCGGCGTCCGCTCGAGGGCCTCCTCCTCTTCTCGGCGCTGATGTGGCTCTTACCGAGCTCGACGCGGGAGCTGCTCGAGGTCTGGCTCGTCGAGACGATCGTCACCGGCACGCTCGCGGGCGCGCTCGTCGTGAACGTGATCAACGCGAGCTTCGTCGCGCCGGCGAAGCTCGGCGACTCGATCCCCGCTGGAGCGATCGAGCCCGACGCGCTGCGGTTGCGCTCGCTCCGCTTGATCGGCCGCGTCGTCGTCGCGTTCGTCTTGATCCTCGCCATCAGCGCCCGCCTCGTCGACAAGGGCGCGATCTACAGCTGGGTGCTCTCCACCTGCTGGCTCGCCGCCATCCCGATCGCGCTCGTCCTCGTTCGGTGGTGGCGCCCCACCGTCCTGTCGCGCATCGAGCTGGCGCGGAAGAAGTCGCCGCTCCAGCTGTGGGTGCTCGCGCACCGGACCGGTTGGATGAGCTTCCTCGCGGCGACCGTCGCCGCGACCCACCTCTTCTTCACCGCCGGCTACCGCACGGTCCGGTCGTGGCTCACCGGGATCGACCTCGCGCGTCGCGGCGCCGCGTACCTCTTCCGCCGCGAGCTCGACCGGCGGCAGAAGGAGCGCGCCCCCGCCGACGACCTCCCTCTGCCGGAGGAGGTCCATCGCGGGCTCGGCCCGGCGCGCCCGGTCTTCCGGTGGGTGAGCACGCCCGTCGACGAGGCGCTCGACGCTTTGTGCGAGCGCGTCCGCGAAGGAAGGGGCGGCGTCATCGCCGTCGTCGGCGAGCGCGGCGCCGGCAAGTCGGCGGCCCTCTCGCGGATCGCCGAGCGCGCCGGCGGCTGCCTGCGGGCCGCGTGCAGCCGCGAAGCGCAGGGCCTCGAGGCGATCCGCGCGCGCCTCGCCGATCTCGCGGGGCTCCCGCCCGCCACGTCGCTCGACGCGATCGGCGCGTCGCTCGACGAGCCGGGCGCGAAGCGAGCCGTCCTCCTCGACGACGCGCACGTCCACGTCCGCACCGTCATCGGCGGCCTCGAGGAGTTCGACGCGCTCGTCGCCGTCGCGCGGAGCCACAGCCGGCACGCCCTCTGGGTCCTCTCCTTCGACGAGTGCGTCTGGCAGTTCTTGAGCCGCGCGCGCGGGATCCGGCCGCTGTTCGACGGCGTCGTCGCGATCGAGCGCTGGTCGGAGGAGCGGATCGGCGAGCTGATCGAGAGCCGCTCGACGAGCGCGGGGTTCGAGCCGTCGTTCGACGGTCTCCTCGACGCGCTCCCCGCCGGGGCCGACGAGATCGACAAAGAGGACGCGCTGCGCGAGCGGAGGACCGGCTTCTATCGCCTCCTCTGGGACTACGCGCGCGGCAACCCGGGGGTCGCGCTCCACGCCTGGCGCAGCAACGTCGGGATCGACAAGAGCGGCACCGTCCACGTCCGCGACCTCCGGACGCCGAACGCCGGCGAGCTCGAGGACCTCCCCTATCCGACGCTCTTCGTGCTCCGCGCCGCGCTCCAGCTCGCCCCCGCGAGCGCGGGCGACATCGGGCGCGCGACCCAGCTCACGGACATCGAGGTGTCGGACGCGATTCGATACTCCGTCGCGCGCGGCTATCTGGAAGAACGAGCGGGGCGCGTCGACATCACGTGGGACTGGTTTCGGCCCATCACCCGCATCCTTCAACGCCGTCACCTCCTGGTGCTCCGATGA
- a CDS encoding mechanosensitive ion channel: MMISRHLRRRAGVVSAFVLSILCAPLPAAAQDAPDVGALAKFVRWGGVAVSLLIIVGALVALRIVTNLATRLGTRFANRRPTIQKVESATRFGIYMVTLAVCVGLSVRLDPTAIAVIGGALAFAVGFAMRDLVAAFIAGITIMFDRPFQVGDRVAYAGQYGDIISIGLRSVQMNTLDDHIITIPNNKILTDVTSSANYGALEMQVGMDFYIRVDQDAKLAAALIREACLTSPYVFLAQPVPVLMKPIVLNDHVVLHLKARPYVFDCKFEKPFESDVHFRVLDAFRAHGIALPRGSADLVGPIAT, encoded by the coding sequence ATGATGATTTCACGTCACCTGCGACGCCGCGCGGGCGTCGTGTCGGCCTTCGTCCTCTCGATCCTGTGCGCCCCGCTCCCCGCCGCGGCGCAGGACGCTCCCGACGTCGGCGCGCTCGCGAAGTTCGTGCGGTGGGGCGGCGTCGCGGTGTCGCTCCTCATCATCGTCGGCGCGCTCGTCGCGCTGCGGATCGTCACGAACCTCGCGACCCGTCTCGGCACGCGCTTCGCGAACCGCCGGCCGACGATCCAGAAGGTCGAGTCCGCGACGCGCTTCGGCATCTACATGGTCACGCTCGCGGTCTGCGTCGGGCTCAGCGTCCGCCTCGACCCGACCGCGATCGCGGTCATCGGCGGCGCGCTCGCGTTCGCGGTCGGCTTCGCGATGCGCGACCTCGTCGCCGCCTTCATCGCCGGCATCACGATCATGTTCGATCGCCCGTTCCAGGTCGGCGATCGGGTCGCCTACGCGGGGCAGTACGGCGACATCATCAGCATCGGTCTCCGCAGCGTGCAGATGAACACGCTCGACGACCACATCATCACGATCCCGAACAACAAGATCCTCACCGACGTGACGTCGAGCGCCAACTACGGCGCGCTCGAGATGCAGGTCGGGATGGACTTCTACATCCGGGTGGATCAGGACGCGAAGCTCGCCGCCGCGCTCATCCGCGAGGCATGTTTGACGAGCCCCTACGTCTTCCTCGCGCAGCCCGTCCCGGTGCTCATGAAGCCGATCGTCCTCAACGATCACGTCGTGCTCCACCTGAAGGCGCGCCCCTACGTCTTCGACTGCAAGTTCGAGAAGCCCTTCGAGTCGGACGTCCACTTCCGCGTCCTCGACGCCTTCCGCGCGCACGGGATCGCGCTGCCGCGCGGCTCGGCGGACCTCGTCGGCCCGATCGCCACGTAA
- a CDS encoding efflux RND transporter periplasmic adaptor subunit produces MPRRALVLLLLFFFACLGACSRRDPAEEPAHVRRSDRSVVLSDASAAWVRVERARTQAAGRTRSFAGRVAFDERRVARVGPAVGGRVSSVSFVRGDEVKKGDVLLTVYAPDVTSAQAQLTQAKTARSLAERAAARARTLVRDGAGSDAERESAESALASAVTEEARAAAALAAIGGAAGPTGYALRSPIAGRVIEKNVAVGAQVTPGGDKPLFTIGDLGTVWIVADVFEQDLAAVKEGAEATIQVLALKGRTWTGAVTQLSSVVDPGTRAVEARIELPNADGALRPGMTARVFMRGAAGAGAEVPAAALLARRDQFFVFVRHADGSFREREVQVAGQYGEHATIASGLQPGEEVVTEGAILLDAEVNEAL; encoded by the coding sequence ATGCCGCGACGCGCGCTCGTCTTGCTCCTCCTCTTCTTCTTCGCATGTTTGGGGGCTTGCTCGAGGCGCGACCCCGCCGAGGAGCCGGCGCACGTGCGGCGGAGCGATCGCTCCGTCGTCCTCTCCGACGCGAGCGCGGCCTGGGTCCGGGTCGAGCGCGCGCGCACGCAGGCCGCGGGCCGGACGCGCAGCTTCGCCGGACGTGTCGCCTTCGACGAGCGCCGCGTCGCCCGCGTCGGCCCCGCGGTGGGAGGCCGCGTCTCGTCGGTCTCGTTCGTCCGCGGCGACGAGGTGAAGAAGGGCGACGTGCTCCTCACGGTCTACGCGCCGGACGTCACGAGCGCGCAGGCGCAGCTCACGCAGGCGAAGACGGCGCGCTCCCTCGCCGAGCGCGCCGCCGCGCGCGCGCGCACGCTGGTGCGCGACGGCGCCGGCTCCGACGCCGAGCGCGAGAGCGCGGAGTCGGCGCTCGCGAGCGCCGTGACGGAGGAGGCGCGCGCCGCCGCCGCGCTCGCCGCGATCGGCGGCGCGGCGGGGCCGACCGGCTACGCGCTCCGCTCGCCGATCGCCGGCCGCGTCATCGAGAAGAACGTCGCCGTCGGCGCGCAGGTCACGCCCGGCGGAGACAAACCGCTGTTCACGATCGGCGACCTCGGCACGGTGTGGATCGTCGCCGACGTCTTCGAGCAGGACCTCGCCGCGGTGAAAGAAGGAGCGGAGGCGACGATCCAGGTGCTCGCGCTGAAGGGCCGGACCTGGACCGGCGCGGTCACCCAGCTCTCGAGCGTGGTCGATCCGGGGACGCGCGCGGTCGAGGCGCGAATCGAGCTCCCGAACGCCGACGGCGCGCTCCGCCCCGGCATGACCGCGCGCGTGTTCATGCGAGGCGCCGCCGGCGCGGGGGCCGAGGTCCCGGCCGCGGCCCTCCTCGCGCGGCGCGATCAGTTCTTCGTCTTCGTGCGCCACGCCGACGGCTCGTTCCGCGAGCGCGAGGTGCAGGTCGCGGGGCAGTACGGCGAGCACGCCACGATCGCCTCCGGCCTCCAGCCGGGCGAGGAGGTCGTGACCGAAGGCGCGATCCTCCTCGACGCCGAAGTGAACGAGGCGCTCTGA
- a CDS encoding efflux RND transporter permease subunit, giving the protein MIGRVVDFSLRRRGLVFAFVVVLVLAGVRGFTRLPIEAYPDVADTWVQIITQWPGHAAEEIERQITVPIERVMNGVPKKTVVRSTSIGGLSVVTLVFADGTDSYFARQQVSERLDEIELPPGAQRGLGPLASPVGEILRYRLVNCATHRIAACRDEDVAQPPKPLTELKDLEEYVVERELLATDGVADVVSFGGTTKQYQVFVDPILLAAHALTFEDVAKALADANGNAGGGVIALGRAALNVRGVGLLSPEQIGDVMLKNDDVPVRVRQVARVTVGHRPRLGRVSVDGERDVVAAIVLLRKGEQADATLAALHARIDDVNARVLPRGVKIGAYYDRTELMKSTTRTVLQNLVEGMLLITLVLFAFVGNARAAVVAAITIPLALLFAFVCMDAAGIPANLLSIGALDFGMIVDGAIVMVENTFRHVARTQERGERHDLRDVARAASREVARPVVFAMTTIILAYLPIFTLERVEGKLFRPMAWTVAFAILGALVVSITVVPVLTTYLFKARLREWENPLLRWTWAAYRPLLARVLRAPRVVVAVAIALLVTDAVLLARTGSEFLPHLDEGAVWMRATLPSNVSLAEAEALVDGVHTPARDTVGVREILERYPEIRTTAIQLGRPDDGTDPTGFYNAEFLLVLEGRSRWRKELHGKKDELIAAITKDVSVIPGVAFGFSQPIADNVEEALTGVKGQLAVKITGDDLNALDDVADRIARSIQPVAGVVDLTVVRELGQSNVNVEIARDRAERFGLTVAEVEDVIEDGVGGQVVSHVVEGERRHELVVRYAAEHRDDVDALKELLIPRAGGRLVPLAHVADVNVVGGASRIFREDGRRYIAVRFGVRGRDLGSTVEEAQARVAKEVRVPAGYDVEWGGELESARRAGERLALILPVTLVAIFGLLLLAFHRLRDAAVVLSNVLLTSPVGGLAALLATGTSFSVSAGVGFLALFGVAVQTGVVLVARVNESRAEGRSIDDALTEAVRTRLRPIVMMALVATLGLLPAAVSTGIGSDSQKPLAIVVVGGLFSSLALSLAILPPLYKLLARKDGIE; this is encoded by the coding sequence GTGATCGGCCGCGTCGTCGATTTTTCGCTCCGGCGCCGCGGGCTCGTCTTCGCGTTCGTCGTCGTGCTCGTCCTCGCCGGCGTGCGCGGCTTCACGCGCCTCCCGATCGAGGCCTACCCCGACGTCGCCGACACGTGGGTCCAGATCATCACCCAGTGGCCCGGGCACGCGGCGGAGGAGATCGAGCGGCAGATCACGGTCCCGATCGAGCGCGTGATGAACGGGGTCCCGAAGAAGACCGTCGTCCGCTCGACCTCGATCGGCGGCCTCAGCGTCGTCACCCTCGTCTTCGCGGACGGCACCGACAGCTACTTCGCGCGGCAGCAAGTCAGCGAGCGCCTCGACGAGATCGAGCTCCCGCCCGGCGCCCAGCGCGGCCTCGGACCGCTCGCGAGCCCCGTCGGCGAGATCCTGCGCTATCGCCTCGTCAACTGCGCGACGCACCGGATCGCGGCCTGCCGCGACGAGGACGTCGCGCAGCCGCCGAAGCCGCTCACCGAGCTGAAGGACCTCGAGGAGTACGTCGTCGAGCGCGAGCTGCTCGCGACGGACGGCGTCGCCGACGTCGTGAGCTTCGGCGGGACGACGAAGCAGTACCAGGTCTTCGTCGATCCGATCCTCCTCGCCGCGCACGCGCTCACCTTCGAGGACGTCGCGAAGGCGCTCGCGGACGCGAACGGCAACGCCGGCGGCGGCGTGATCGCGCTCGGGCGCGCCGCGCTCAACGTCCGCGGGGTGGGGCTGCTCTCGCCGGAGCAGATCGGCGACGTCATGCTCAAGAACGACGACGTGCCGGTGCGCGTGCGCCAGGTCGCGCGCGTCACGGTCGGGCACCGCCCGCGCCTCGGCCGCGTCAGCGTCGACGGCGAGCGCGACGTCGTCGCCGCGATCGTCCTCCTCCGCAAAGGCGAGCAGGCGGACGCGACCCTCGCCGCGCTCCACGCCCGGATCGACGACGTCAACGCGCGCGTCCTCCCGCGCGGGGTGAAGATCGGCGCCTACTACGACCGCACCGAGCTGATGAAGAGCACGACGCGGACCGTGCTCCAGAACCTCGTCGAGGGGATGCTCCTCATCACCCTCGTGCTGTTCGCGTTCGTCGGGAACGCGCGCGCCGCCGTCGTCGCCGCGATCACGATCCCGCTCGCGCTCCTCTTCGCGTTCGTGTGCATGGACGCGGCCGGGATCCCGGCGAACCTCCTCTCGATCGGCGCGCTCGACTTCGGGATGATCGTCGACGGCGCGATCGTGATGGTCGAGAACACGTTCCGCCACGTCGCGCGCACGCAGGAGCGCGGCGAGAGACACGACCTCCGCGACGTCGCGCGCGCCGCGAGCCGCGAGGTCGCGCGCCCGGTCGTCTTCGCGATGACGACGATCATCCTCGCCTACCTGCCGATCTTCACCCTCGAGCGCGTGGAGGGGAAGCTCTTCCGCCCGATGGCGTGGACGGTCGCGTTCGCGATCCTCGGCGCGCTCGTCGTCTCGATCACGGTCGTCCCCGTCCTCACGACCTACCTCTTCAAGGCGCGCCTCCGCGAGTGGGAGAACCCGCTCCTCCGCTGGACGTGGGCGGCGTACCGCCCGCTCCTCGCGCGCGTCTTGCGCGCTCCGCGCGTCGTCGTCGCCGTCGCGATCGCGCTCCTCGTCACGGACGCCGTCCTCCTCGCGCGGACCGGGAGCGAGTTCCTCCCCCACCTCGACGAGGGCGCGGTGTGGATGCGCGCGACCTTGCCGTCGAACGTCTCGCTCGCGGAGGCGGAGGCGCTCGTCGACGGCGTCCACACGCCGGCGCGCGACACGGTCGGCGTCCGCGAGATCCTCGAGCGCTACCCGGAGATCCGGACGACGGCGATCCAGCTCGGGCGCCCCGACGACGGCACCGATCCGACCGGCTTCTACAACGCCGAATTCCTCCTCGTGCTCGAAGGCCGATCGCGCTGGCGGAAGGAGCTCCACGGCAAGAAGGACGAGCTCATCGCCGCGATCACGAAGGACGTCTCCGTGATCCCCGGCGTCGCCTTCGGGTTCTCGCAGCCGATCGCCGACAACGTGGAGGAGGCCCTCACCGGCGTGAAGGGGCAGCTCGCGGTGAAGATCACCGGCGACGACCTCAACGCGCTCGACGACGTCGCCGATCGGATCGCGCGGAGCATCCAGCCGGTCGCCGGCGTCGTCGATCTCACCGTCGTGCGCGAGCTCGGGCAGTCGAACGTCAACGTCGAGATCGCGCGCGATCGCGCGGAGCGCTTCGGCCTCACCGTCGCGGAGGTCGAGGACGTGATCGAGGACGGCGTCGGCGGGCAGGTCGTCTCCCACGTCGTGGAGGGCGAGCGCCGCCACGAGCTCGTCGTCCGCTACGCCGCGGAGCACCGCGACGACGTCGACGCGCTGAAGGAGCTCCTGATCCCGCGCGCGGGCGGCCGCCTCGTGCCGCTCGCGCACGTCGCCGACGTGAACGTCGTCGGCGGCGCGTCGCGCATCTTCCGCGAGGACGGCCGCCGCTACATCGCGGTGCGCTTCGGCGTGCGCGGGCGCGACCTCGGCTCCACGGTCGAGGAGGCGCAGGCGCGCGTCGCGAAGGAGGTGCGCGTCCCCGCCGGCTACGACGTCGAGTGGGGCGGCGAGCTCGAGAGCGCGCGGCGCGCCGGAGAGCGCCTCGCGCTCATCCTCCCGGTCACGCTCGTCGCGATCTTCGGCCTCCTCCTCCTCGCGTTCCATCGCCTCCGCGACGCCGCCGTCGTCCTCTCGAACGTGCTCCTCACGTCGCCGGTGGGCGGCCTCGCCGCGCTCCTCGCGACCGGGACGAGCTTCTCCGTCTCCGCCGGGGTCGGCTTCCTCGCGCTCTTCGGCGTCGCGGTGCAGACCGGCGTCGTCCTCGTCGCGCGCGTGAACGAGAGCCGCGCGGAGGGGCGGAGCATCGACGACGCGCTCACGGAGGCGGTGCGGACGCGGCTCCGCCCGATCGTGATGATGGCGCTCGTCGCGACGCTCGGCCTCCTCCCCGCCGCGGTGAGCACCGGGATCGGCTCCGACTCGCAGAAGCCGCTCGCGATCGTGGTGGTGGGCGGCCTCTTCTCGTCGCTCGCGCTCTCGCTCGCGATCTTGCCTCCGCTCTACAAGCTGCTCGCGCGAAAGGACGGCATCGAATGA